A window of Sutcliffiella cohnii contains these coding sequences:
- a CDS encoding WXG100 family type VII secretion target, whose protein sequence is MAGHIKVNTSQVTQIANTIESLNQRLENELRTSQSTIKNLSNAWEGEASQATIAAYDEFSAKYFQQYYDILDNYVKFLRLNVDQGYFETETANTNLADAFK, encoded by the coding sequence ATGGCTGGACATATTAAAGTTAATACTTCCCAGGTTACACAAATCGCAAATACGATCGAATCCCTAAATCAACGACTAGAGAATGAACTAAGAACGAGTCAATCAACAATCAAAAATTTATCTAACGCTTGGGAAGGGGAAGCATCTCAAGCAACAATCGCTGCTTACGATGAGTTCTCAGCAAAATACTTCCAACAATATTACGACATTCTAGACAACTACGTAAAATTCTTACGACTAAACGTCGACCAAGGTTATTTCGAAACAGAAACTGCTAATACGAACTTAGC
- a CDS encoding WXG100 family type VII secretion target, with translation MAKRIRVTPQELETASKKIQGISESYTEIYTQLMQQASTMGEAWEGADNVAFVNQITGFTDELRAMADKLSHASQALNTIKTNYVQRQEHNIASVKKLVN, from the coding sequence ATGGCAAAAAGAATTAGAGTAACCCCGCAAGAACTAGAAACAGCTTCTAAGAAAATCCAAGGTATTTCAGAATCATACACGGAGATTTATACACAGCTAATGCAACAAGCTAGCACAATGGGAGAGGCTTGGGAAGGTGCTGACAACGTCGCATTCGTTAACCAAATTACAGGGTTTACAGATGAATTAAGAGCAATGGCAGATAAACTATCTCATGCAAGCCAAGCGCTGAACACAATTAAAACAAACTACGTACAAAGACAAGAGCACAACATTGCTTCTGTTAAAAAGCTAGTAAACTAA
- a CDS encoding methyltransferase: protein MNKILVEIFLPAANMSFDVYIPVESKMSEILTLVSSLLSELSDGKYKATKDAVLCDAQTGIIFNINMAISELGIQHGSKLMLI from the coding sequence ATGAATAAAATACTTGTTGAAATTTTTCTTCCTGCTGCCAATATGAGCTTTGATGTTTACATACCAGTAGAAAGCAAAATGAGTGAAATACTAACACTAGTATCTTCCTTACTAAGCGAATTATCAGATGGAAAATACAAAGCGACGAAAGATGCAGTGTTATGTGATGCGCAAACAGGAATTATTTTCAATATTAACATGGCTATTTCAGAACTGGGTATTCAACACGGTTCTAAGCTCATGCTGATATAA
- the essC gene encoding type VII secretion protein EssC, translating to MIVTLINKQTINSITLPEKVRGQYWTYDSTGKTPKKLIGIEGVNGEWVLKSNKNVKVLDHSGDSIRNTILSPLSIYNLKVEGEDVKTFVFTEPNTEDRQTFTKYVLENDLDITIGRSEQCDVVLENRFVSAKHATLHFIQGQWSIVDEGSTNGTFVDGNKVKRKNLNIGDMIYIMGYKIIVGSFFLAVNNPDGKLSIRSKALKPFVNQRAEATDEEEEYEAPAVDFFYRSPRFKRDVEKALFKIDPPPPNAIGDETPIMLVVGPSMTMGMASMGTAIFAINNAMANGNIGAATPAIIMSASMLLGTVMWPILTRTFDKRRRHKKEKIRQEKYKKYLDRFAVLFNEECEKQEEILRENHVPISDCVERIENVQRNLWERGLGQNDFLKLRVGLGNGILDADISYGEKKFSIDDDNLQEELYMLSETPKVLKDIPITLSLFEDHISGVIGDRKQTVEFAKGLIFQLAALYSYDEVKMVFVYDEEEETEFGFTKWLPHVWSNDNDFRFIATNNNEVKEVSAFIEKEIEYRSKINEGDLEDVTPYYIIFAMSKTLAIRAEMLKQVYAKKNNIHISVLTFYDELKTLPKECTMVVELEENVGKLFDKNDITGETITFAPDIFLSKDPNELSVKLANVPLDSSASNFHLPKMVQFLEMFGVGKVEHLNSLTRWKDNDPTKSLEAAVGVDTLGETFKLDLHEKFHGPHGLVAGMTGSGKSEFIITYILSLAVNYHPNEVAFILIDYKGGGMAKSFENLPHTAGIITNLDGAAIKRSLISIESELKRRQAIFAEASKKVGESNIDIYKYQKLVREGVVHEPLQHLFIISDEFAELKTQQPEFMEQLVSAARIGRSLGVHLILATQKPSGVVDDQIWSNSKFRVCLKVQERADSMDMLKRPDAAELKDTGRFYLQVGYNELFELGQSSWAGAPYYPSDKVVVEKDDSVVVIDRNGRPIKEAKMDKKKHTTANPKKQMDVITEYLAHIAKEEKIKIRPLWLEPIPAVVLRDKLMEKYNVSQQETHMLNPIIGEYDDPARQQQCLLRLPLSEEGNTVIYGSAGSGKTTFLTTMIYSLMKEHTPDEVNIYILDFAAETLQAFSKAPHVGDVMLSYEGEKISNLFKMLLGEVEKRKKKFADFGGDYHSYSKATGEKVPSIVVAINNFAAFTEIYEEKEEAVSFLSREGTKYGIYFVLSALSTNVVRFRLLQNFKQLLTLQLNDETDYSTVVGKTEGLYPSKNKGRGLVKTDRIYEFQVAHITDPEKTFQFVREECAQLAESWQGNTATKIPILPENVDIEFLSEYVIKDKSLNIPIGVERNSLRVHYYPFGKSYIHVVLSNDTEFHSFVEKLSVLMATKARLDVSVIDPLNDFKDSVSDTELSYYSSSKELEDLISQMFDLVVFRNNTYKDALEKGEEVENFEQKVYVIHSISALKNTLSSEGAEKLSLILEKGEAKYGITFIIAEQSNNLSGGITFESWYKKHVNASNGIWVGNGITEQYNLKPSKITSEMRDEISSDFGFALQQGKGVKIKLLNAVKENEDNDE from the coding sequence ATGATTGTAACTCTCATTAATAAACAAACGATAAATTCTATTACGTTACCAGAAAAGGTAAGAGGACAATATTGGACATACGATTCGACAGGAAAAACACCGAAAAAACTTATTGGAATTGAAGGGGTAAATGGCGAATGGGTGTTAAAGTCCAATAAAAATGTAAAAGTATTGGATCATTCTGGGGACTCTATCCGTAATACAATATTAAGTCCGTTAAGTATATACAATTTAAAGGTGGAAGGGGAGGATGTGAAAACTTTCGTATTTACAGAACCGAATACGGAAGATCGGCAAACGTTTACGAAGTATGTGCTCGAGAATGATTTAGATATAACGATTGGTAGAAGTGAGCAGTGTGACGTTGTCCTTGAGAACCGGTTTGTTTCCGCAAAACATGCGACGCTCCACTTTATTCAAGGTCAATGGAGCATTGTCGATGAAGGAAGTACGAATGGTACTTTCGTAGATGGAAATAAAGTAAAAAGAAAAAACTTAAACATTGGCGATATGATTTACATCATGGGCTACAAAATCATCGTTGGAAGCTTCTTTCTTGCTGTTAACAATCCAGATGGAAAGCTTTCCATACGGAGTAAAGCATTAAAACCATTTGTAAATCAGCGAGCAGAAGCAACGGATGAAGAAGAAGAGTATGAAGCACCAGCTGTTGATTTCTTTTATCGCTCTCCACGATTTAAACGTGATGTAGAAAAAGCACTATTTAAAATTGATCCACCACCTCCAAATGCAATCGGTGATGAGACGCCGATTATGTTAGTTGTCGGTCCTTCCATGACGATGGGGATGGCTTCGATGGGTACGGCGATTTTCGCGATTAATAATGCGATGGCGAATGGAAATATTGGGGCAGCAACTCCAGCTATTATTATGTCAGCAAGTATGCTGTTAGGTACTGTCATGTGGCCTATCTTAACTCGTACTTTTGATAAAAGGCGTAGACATAAGAAAGAGAAAATTCGCCAAGAAAAATATAAAAAATATTTAGATCGTTTTGCTGTTTTATTCAATGAAGAATGTGAAAAGCAGGAAGAAATTCTTCGTGAAAATCATGTACCGATTTCCGATTGTGTAGAACGGATAGAAAATGTTCAACGTAACCTTTGGGAGCGAGGACTAGGGCAAAATGATTTTTTAAAGTTAAGAGTAGGTCTAGGAAATGGCATTCTTGATGCGGATATTTCGTATGGGGAGAAGAAGTTTTCGATTGATGATGATAACTTACAAGAAGAGTTATACATGTTAAGTGAAACTCCTAAAGTATTAAAAGATATTCCTATCACTCTATCTTTATTTGAAGATCATATTTCAGGAGTCATTGGTGATCGGAAACAAACGGTCGAATTTGCGAAAGGGTTAATTTTTCAATTAGCTGCCCTATACAGTTACGATGAAGTGAAAATGGTTTTCGTATATGACGAAGAGGAAGAAACGGAGTTTGGATTTACGAAATGGTTGCCACATGTGTGGAGCAACGATAATGATTTTCGTTTCATTGCGACAAATAATAATGAAGTAAAAGAAGTATCCGCTTTTATTGAAAAAGAAATTGAGTATCGTTCGAAAATAAATGAAGGCGACCTTGAAGACGTTACACCTTATTACATTATTTTTGCAATGAGTAAAACGTTAGCGATTCGAGCGGAAATGTTAAAGCAAGTGTACGCGAAGAAAAACAATATTCATATAAGTGTTTTAACGTTCTATGACGAGCTGAAAACATTGCCGAAAGAGTGCACAATGGTCGTCGAGCTAGAAGAAAACGTCGGAAAGCTTTTTGATAAAAATGATATAACTGGCGAAACGATTACGTTTGCTCCAGATATTTTCTTATCAAAAGATCCGAATGAATTAAGTGTGAAGCTAGCAAACGTACCACTTGATTCGTCAGCGAGTAACTTCCATTTACCGAAGATGGTTCAGTTTCTTGAAATGTTCGGTGTAGGTAAAGTAGAGCATTTAAACTCGTTAACAAGATGGAAAGATAATGATCCAACAAAATCATTAGAAGCAGCGGTCGGAGTGGATACGTTAGGTGAAACTTTTAAACTCGACTTGCATGAAAAGTTCCACGGCCCTCACGGATTGGTCGCAGGGATGACAGGGTCTGGTAAAAGTGAGTTTATAATTACGTACATACTATCGCTAGCTGTTAACTATCATCCAAACGAAGTCGCGTTTATTTTAATTGACTACAAAGGTGGAGGAATGGCAAAGTCGTTCGAAAACTTGCCACACACAGCCGGTATCATTACGAACTTGGATGGGGCAGCGATTAAACGCTCCCTAATTTCGATTGAAAGTGAATTAAAGCGACGTCAGGCTATTTTTGCCGAGGCTAGTAAAAAGGTTGGCGAAAGTAATATCGATATTTATAAATACCAAAAGCTCGTTCGCGAAGGTGTCGTACATGAACCACTTCAACATTTATTCATTATTTCCGACGAGTTCGCAGAGTTGAAAACACAACAACCAGAGTTTATGGAGCAGCTAGTTAGTGCGGCTCGTATCGGCCGAAGCTTAGGAGTCCATCTAATACTCGCAACGCAAAAACCGAGTGGAGTAGTCGATGACCAAATTTGGAGTAATAGTAAATTTAGAGTGTGTTTGAAAGTACAAGAACGAGCAGACTCTATGGATATGTTAAAACGTCCGGATGCTGCGGAGCTGAAAGATACCGGTCGATTTTACCTTCAAGTTGGGTATAACGAATTGTTTGAATTAGGGCAATCCTCTTGGGCGGGAGCACCGTACTATCCATCCGATAAAGTTGTAGTCGAGAAGGATGATAGTGTCGTCGTCATTGACAGAAACGGGCGTCCGATTAAAGAAGCAAAAATGGATAAAAAGAAACATACAACTGCGAATCCGAAAAAACAGATGGACGTTATTACTGAGTATTTAGCCCATATTGCGAAGGAAGAAAAGATAAAAATACGTCCACTTTGGTTAGAACCAATTCCGGCAGTTGTTTTACGAGATAAACTAATGGAAAAATATAATGTTTCTCAACAAGAAACACATATGTTAAACCCGATTATCGGTGAATATGATGACCCGGCAAGACAGCAGCAATGCTTATTACGACTGCCACTTTCTGAGGAAGGTAATACCGTTATTTACGGTTCGGCAGGTAGTGGGAAAACCACTTTCTTAACGACGATGATTTATTCGTTAATGAAAGAACATACGCCAGATGAAGTAAACATCTATATACTAGACTTCGCCGCAGAAACATTGCAAGCCTTCTCCAAAGCTCCACACGTAGGAGATGTGATGTTGTCGTACGAAGGAGAAAAAATTAGTAATCTATTTAAAATGCTGTTAGGTGAAGTGGAGAAACGAAAGAAGAAGTTCGCAGACTTCGGCGGGGATTACCACTCCTACAGTAAAGCTACTGGAGAAAAAGTACCTTCTATCGTCGTAGCAATAAACAACTTTGCAGCCTTTACTGAAATATATGAAGAAAAAGAAGAAGCCGTCTCGTTTTTATCTAGAGAAGGAACGAAATATGGCATTTATTTTGTGTTATCTGCACTAAGCACAAATGTCGTTCGGTTCCGGTTATTGCAAAACTTTAAACAGCTATTAACGCTTCAATTAAATGATGAAACTGATTATTCGACAGTTGTTGGTAAAACAGAAGGGCTATATCCGTCTAAGAATAAAGGTCGAGGGCTAGTGAAGACAGATAGAATTTATGAATTCCAAGTTGCGCATATAACGGATCCAGAAAAGACGTTCCAATTCGTGCGCGAAGAATGTGCACAGCTAGCAGAGTCTTGGCAAGGTAATACTGCAACGAAAATTCCAATTTTACCGGAAAATGTGGATATTGAATTTTTATCCGAATATGTAATAAAGGATAAGAGCTTAAACATACCGATTGGGGTAGAAAGAAACTCTTTACGTGTTCATTATTACCCGTTCGGTAAATCGTATATTCACGTTGTGTTATCCAATGACACGGAATTCCATTCGTTTGTTGAAAAATTGTCGGTGTTGATGGCAACGAAAGCGAGGTTAGATGTTTCTGTGATTGACCCGCTAAATGACTTTAAGGATTCTGTTTCCGACACTGAACTTTCTTATTATTCTTCTAGCAAGGAGCTGGAGGATTTAATATCTCAAATGTTTGATTTAGTTGTTTTCCGCAACAACACGTACAAAGATGCATTAGAAAAAGGAGAAGAAGTAGAAAACTTCGAGCAAAAAGTATATGTGATCCATTCTATTTCTGCGCTGAAAAATACGTTAAGTAGTGAAGGGGCTGAAAAGCTTTCCTTAATTCTTGAAAAGGGGGAAGCAAAGTATGGTATTACGTTTATCATTGCAGAACAATCGAACAATCTTTCAGGTGGTATAACTTTCGAAAGTTGGTATAAGAAGCATGTCAATGCAAGTAATGGTATTTGGGTGGGGAATGGCATAACCGAGCAATATAACTTAAAACCATCCAAAATTACGAGTGAAATGCGTGATGAGATCTCGTCCGATTTCGGCTTCGCTCTTCAGCAAGGTAAAGGTGTAAAAATAAAGCTATTAAACGCTGTAAAGGAGAATGAGGACAACGATGAATAA
- a CDS encoding WXG100 family type VII secretion target, translating to MARKMVVDPTNLDSVAKKLEKNANEYESVYHELLSEVNAMRGCWQGEDHIIYERQIKGLEKDIKRNVKYMREFAEHLKFCAKTYRDAQSEIITKAKGLIS from the coding sequence ATGGCAAGAAAAATGGTTGTTGATCCGACTAACTTGGATAGCGTTGCAAAAAAATTAGAAAAAAACGCTAATGAATATGAGAGTGTTTATCATGAGTTGCTTTCTGAAGTAAATGCAATGAGAGGTTGTTGGCAAGGAGAAGATCATATCATTTATGAGAGGCAAATTAAAGGTTTAGAAAAGGATATTAAAAGAAACGTCAAATATATGAGAGAATTCGCAGAACATCTTAAATTTTGCGCCAAAACGTATCGTGATGCTCAAAGTGAAATTATTACGAAAGCTAAAGGTTTAATTAGCTAA
- a CDS encoding DUF5085 family protein, translating into MKIKRTSMMFNNVIKTTYRTRMDQWYEEAKTLRNAIINNGLYGTGPVIYQVENIGDSGEEIPEADYTFHVPINQPVTMEENAPFSFDELLHYEDGLLLRHADLDEDIEESYEILRACAEANNFLLKEPFYNIYLDVYGDGIIDIFAPIEKEE; encoded by the coding sequence GTGAAAATTAAACGGACTAGTATGATGTTTAACAATGTAATAAAAACAACGTATCGAACGAGGATGGACCAATGGTACGAAGAAGCTAAAACGTTAAGAAATGCAATTATCAATAACGGATTGTACGGAACTGGACCTGTTATTTATCAGGTAGAAAATATAGGGGATAGCGGCGAGGAAATTCCTGAAGCTGATTACACCTTCCATGTTCCTATCAATCAACCAGTTACAATGGAAGAAAACGCTCCTTTTTCATTTGATGAGTTACTTCATTATGAGGATGGTTTGCTGTTAAGGCATGCTGATTTAGATGAAGATATTGAGGAATCTTACGAAATTTTACGTGCTTGTGCTGAGGCAAATAACTTCTTACTCAAAGAGCCATTTTATAATATTTATTTAGATGTATACGGTGATGGAATTATCGATATTTTTGCTCCGATTGAAAAGGAGGAGTAA
- a CDS encoding DUF5085 family protein, giving the protein MINPNDSIKVKNVLSRKYVFHYEEMDQHIEDFINDVFKQTQNIKGPLFYTLNNVPKDEITHVEFFMPIEDDSVSLLDDMHFQSYYNIENMVSICVQNNFETNTEIAYGMLFQYMEENYLKQVTPIFHVLSGDETLQYMFIKIGVVQNLEEAWK; this is encoded by the coding sequence GTGATTAATCCGAATGATTCTATTAAAGTGAAAAACGTTCTATCGAGAAAGTATGTGTTCCACTACGAAGAAATGGATCAACATATAGAAGATTTTATAAATGACGTGTTTAAGCAAACACAGAATATAAAAGGTCCGTTATTTTATACGTTGAATAATGTTCCAAAAGACGAAATCACACATGTCGAGTTTTTCATGCCGATAGAGGACGACTCTGTCTCATTGTTAGATGATATGCATTTCCAAAGCTATTATAATATCGAAAATATGGTCTCTATTTGTGTCCAAAACAATTTTGAAACGAATACAGAGATAGCCTACGGAATGTTGTTTCAATATATGGAAGAAAACTATTTAAAGCAAGTTACTCCTATCTTTCATGTTCTTTCAGGGGATGAAACGTTACAATATATGTTTATTAAAATAGGAGTCGTGCAAAATTTAGAGGAAGCATGGAAGTAA
- a CDS encoding DUF5381 family protein, translating to MNDNMFSHIKQENNKVELYYHHFNSGCALFAGFLLIAMCIAIFFILPNSIILALLGIVVSIIGLVFFGAFIIKILSVMSKGKTLVTIENNRICNVKHDIPLSDVTAVRFGWQFGVFKCIFLTANNKKTYRFSTYNFVPDTEIELFVDKFIVPLAAPNVVVEGREKLAHHDVQNMAKNKQV from the coding sequence ATGAACGATAATATGTTTTCTCATATTAAACAAGAAAACAATAAAGTAGAGTTATACTATCATCATTTTAATTCAGGTTGTGCATTATTTGCGGGGTTTCTCTTAATTGCCATGTGTATTGCCATCTTTTTTATATTACCAAACTCAATCATACTAGCGTTACTTGGTATAGTAGTTTCTATCATAGGATTAGTGTTTTTCGGTGCATTTATCATCAAAATATTATCTGTTATGTCTAAAGGAAAGACGCTCGTTACTATCGAAAATAATAGAATTTGTAACGTAAAGCATGACATACCTCTATCTGATGTTACTGCGGTGAGATTTGGCTGGCAGTTTGGTGTGTTTAAGTGTATTTTCTTAACAGCTAATAACAAAAAAACGTATAGATTCTCTACATATAATTTTGTACCAGATACAGAAATCGAGCTGTTTGTAGACAAATTTATTGTACCCCTTGCAGCACCAAATGTGGTTGTAGAAGGCAGAGAAAAATTGGCGCATCATGATGTTCAAAACATGGCAAAAAATAAACAAGTTTGA
- a CDS encoding DUF5381 family protein, which produces MNQKIADTYIKQNDEKVELIYHNSNVSCLLITAFLLIAMCVGIFIFLPDSFLISLIGIMVAIVGIIFTASVLKKIFSVRKRGNTLITIENNKIRNDQYDIRLSEITEINFGWRDNTYKSVIVTTKNKQIYYFPTYNLISDRVLEKFVDDFVFPYVAPNATYNKVGLDHHHVKNMSQ; this is translated from the coding sequence ATGAATCAAAAAATAGCAGATACATATATTAAACAAAACGATGAAAAAGTAGAACTAATATATCATAACTCTAACGTTAGTTGTCTGCTAATAACGGCGTTTCTTCTGATCGCTATGTGTGTAGGTATTTTCATCTTTTTACCAGACTCTTTTCTAATATCGTTAATTGGAATTATGGTGGCTATCGTTGGCATAATCTTCACCGCTTCTGTCCTAAAGAAAATATTCTCCGTTCGCAAAAGAGGGAACACATTAATAACAATCGAAAATAATAAAATTCGAAATGATCAATACGATATACGTTTATCCGAAATTACAGAAATCAATTTTGGATGGAGGGACAATACATATAAAAGTGTTATTGTTACAACCAAAAATAAACAAATCTATTATTTTCCCACCTATAATTTAATTTCAGATAGAGTACTAGAAAAGTTTGTTGATGATTTCGTTTTTCCCTATGTGGCACCAAATGCTACTTATAATAAAGTAGGTTTAGATCATCATCATGTTAAAAATATGTCACAGTAA
- a CDS encoding DUF5381 family protein, protein MDEIIASYIIEDNSKVELIYHKTNSGCLLFSFFSLFGMAGIILFFLPKSFVLALLGIFITVVGLIILVPLFLIVMSVLKKGRTLMTIENNRIHNDKHDILLSEVTEISYGWKFLAFKSIILTTKNKKTFKLPTYNLVPDRVLEKFVDTYVIPNVDPNVFHDRGILDHHYTEQAEKISEKM, encoded by the coding sequence ATGGATGAAATTATAGCTTCCTACATTATAGAAGACAACAGTAAAGTAGAGTTAATTTATCATAAAACAAATTCAGGATGCCTATTATTTTCATTTTTTAGCTTGTTTGGAATGGCGGGGATAATTTTGTTTTTTTTGCCGAAGTCTTTTGTATTGGCACTACTCGGCATTTTCATAACAGTTGTAGGACTTATTATACTGGTTCCATTATTTTTAATAGTAATGTCTGTTCTTAAAAAAGGACGAACGTTAATGACAATTGAAAATAATAGAATTCACAACGACAAACATGACATCCTTTTATCAGAAGTTACCGAAATAAGTTATGGGTGGAAATTTCTTGCGTTTAAGTCTATCATTTTAACAACAAAAAATAAAAAAACATTTAAGCTGCCAACGTACAATTTAGTACCTGATAGGGTGCTAGAAAAGTTTGTCGATACATATGTTATTCCTAATGTTGATCCAAATGTCTTTCATGATAGGGGTATATTGGATCATCATTATACGGAGCAGGCTGAAAAAATAAGTGAGAAAATGTAA
- a CDS encoding S8 family peptidase encodes MRKLLTLLTLSILVFSMVVPMSISAQSQAEKQEYLVQFNDKVNKGILNAFGVDNSDVLHTYNLLPVNLVKMTEQQAKALQNNPHIKAVEPNFEAQAFAQTVPWGVPHVQGTDAHAAGHTGSGVKVAILDTGIDRNHEDLNVRGGHSVFTDSANSDPYYDGSGHGTHVAGTVAALNNSVGVLGVAYNADLYAVKVLNNSGSGSYAGIAEGIEWAVNNGMDIINMSLGGSMSSSILEEWCNIAYNSGVLVVAAAGNSGRTNGRGDTVGYPAKYDSVIAVAAVDSSNNRASFSSTGPAVEIAAPGVNILSTTPGNSYASYNGTSMASPHVAGVAALVLAANPNLSNVELRNRLNDTAQNLGDANHFGNGLVRAVDAINGTSSGDNGGGDDGGSEPTKPGNGKGNGRN; translated from the coding sequence ATGAGAAAACTACTAACTTTGTTAACGTTAAGCATCCTTGTATTTTCGATGGTAGTACCAATGTCGATTAGTGCACAATCACAGGCAGAAAAACAGGAGTACCTTGTTCAATTTAATGACAAGGTAAATAAGGGGATATTAAACGCATTTGGTGTAGATAATAGTGATGTTCTTCATACTTACAATCTACTACCTGTTAATCTAGTAAAAATGACAGAGCAGCAAGCGAAAGCATTACAAAATAATCCGCATATTAAAGCGGTGGAACCTAACTTTGAAGCACAAGCATTTGCTCAAACCGTACCGTGGGGAGTTCCTCATGTTCAAGGTACCGATGCTCACGCAGCGGGGCATACTGGAAGTGGTGTAAAAGTAGCAATACTTGATACGGGAATTGACCGAAATCATGAAGATTTAAATGTAAGAGGAGGGCACTCTGTATTTACGGATAGTGCAAACAGTGATCCTTATTACGATGGTAGTGGTCACGGCACGCACGTAGCTGGAACAGTGGCGGCGTTAAATAATAGTGTAGGTGTGTTAGGGGTAGCCTACAATGCGGATTTATATGCGGTAAAAGTATTAAATAACAGTGGAAGTGGTTCTTATGCGGGAATCGCTGAAGGAATTGAATGGGCTGTTAATAACGGAATGGACATTATAAATATGAGTTTAGGAGGTTCGATGAGTTCTTCTATTTTAGAAGAGTGGTGTAATATTGCCTACAATTCTGGTGTGCTTGTAGTGGCGGCAGCTGGAAACAGTGGACGTACGAATGGCCGAGGGGATACTGTTGGTTATCCAGCAAAATATGATTCTGTTATCGCAGTAGCAGCAGTTGATTCTAGCAACAATCGTGCAAGTTTCTCTAGTACAGGACCTGCAGTGGAAATTGCTGCACCAGGTGTAAACATTCTTAGTACGACTCCTGGAAACAGCTATGCATCTTACAACGGAACTTCGATGGCATCTCCACATGTAGCTGGTGTGGCAGCGCTTGTCTTGGCAGCGAATCCGAACCTTTCAAACGTGGAGCTTCGTAATCGATTAAACGATACAGCGCAAAACTTAGGTGATGCAAACCACTTTGGAAACGGCCTAGTGCGTGCAGTTGATGCCATTAACGGCACTAGCTCCGGTGATAACGGTGGCGGCGACGATGGCGGAAGCGAACCAACAAAACCAGGTAACGGCAAAGGAAACGGAAGAAACTAA
- a CDS encoding YibE/F family protein has protein sequence MNVLVVLTIILLILMVLIGGKKGARSFIALLFNFVVLFFTILFMTDPNANPIILILLACTLISCINLFFINEVNIKTKTAFVSTIVTFVILLFFIVFLTESAMIQGFGTEEIDDYSTFSLFVGIDFMELAVAVIITSTIGAIVDIAISISSPMREISYHNPSMGRKELFLSGMSIGRDILGTSTNTLFFAFFGSYLALLIMFKDVSYSIGQIVNSKVFVAEMLTILVAGTGVAFTIPITAAITAFALVRKND, from the coding sequence ATGAATGTATTAGTAGTATTGACAATTATTTTGCTTATTTTGATGGTGCTGATTGGTGGGAAAAAAGGAGCTCGCTCGTTCATTGCTTTACTTTTTAATTTTGTTGTTCTCTTTTTTACGATTCTATTTATGACGGACCCTAACGCTAATCCAATTATATTAATTTTATTAGCATGTACGCTCATCAGTTGTATTAATTTATTTTTCATTAATGAAGTGAATATAAAAACGAAAACTGCCTTTGTTTCTACGATCGTGACGTTCGTGATTCTATTATTTTTTATTGTTTTCTTAACAGAAAGTGCCATGATCCAAGGTTTTGGAACGGAAGAAATTGATGATTACAGTACGTTCTCTCTTTTCGTAGGAATTGATTTTATGGAGCTTGCAGTAGCGGTCATTATTACAAGTACGATTGGAGCAATTGTCGATATCGCTATTTCTATTTCATCTCCAATGCGTGAAATATCGTATCATAATCCATCGATGGGCAGAAAAGAGTTGTTTCTTTCTGGAATGAGTATTGGTAGAGATATTTTAGGTACGAGTACAAATACGTTATTTTTTGCCTTCTTTGGAAGTTATCTTGCCTTACTAATTATGTTTAAGGACGTTTCATATTCGATTGGACAAATTGTAAATTCAAAAGTATTCGTCGCAGAGATGCTCACAATTCTTGTTGCAGGAACTGGTGTAGCATTTACCATTCCGATAACGGCAGCAATTACGGCTTTTGCTTTAGTGAGAAAGAATGATTAA